From a region of the Arachis ipaensis cultivar K30076 chromosome B09, Araip1.1, whole genome shotgun sequence genome:
- the LOC107617951 gene encoding VHS domain-containing protein At3g16270, with translation MESSRRAVESYWRSRLIDSATSDEDKVTPVYKLEEICDLLRTSHVSIVKELSEFVLKRLDHKSPIVKQKALRLIKYCVGKSGVEFRREMQRHSVAVRQLFHYKGQLDPLKGDALNKAVRDTAHEAISAIFSEENKPVAAPTEDINRRIQGFGNTNYEPPSEDKKSFISEVVGIGSASIKQGLSSLTQGHSLMKNDTGSYRSPNLRRSLTIEEERGERYEPVKYRNENQSSFELPKSSGPWSQDSRVTKTETSNGDSGASYSEGKTREDRLLETIVTSGGIRLQPTRDAIQVFLTEAAKLDAVALCHALEPKLQSPMWQVRMKAVCVLEAMLRKKDDDHFSVVFSYFTENSDAVVKCSESPQSSLREKAVRVIGLLGVGHSNSFGINSEKAVKTESTTAVELPDLIDTGDSNDNLEMENTTKNVLDQNIENLTSSRPPLVDDLFGDFSGSVGATNEPKNDDDPFAGVSFHTSEKKEHAADLFSGMDVGGDKPVDHGSRGQTSRSDPQPFDLFASNPEQTNHKEFVGDLMGGLSLEENTSSSNHKPSPPATTMQSESLFSGLNSQVPDNNLGGMLGSQTVGFNVNPMFPTGQLPYGVQPGMMLNHPYASQPFNYGAMGTLLAQQQLLATMANFQHLNNANMQNASAAQMTGPNGSTPLPDIFQPNFSNQPPTSLMNNSKKEDTKAFDFISDHIASARDSRRVI, from the exons ATGGAATCGAGTCGAAGAGCTGTGGAGTCATATTGGAGGTCGAGGTTGATCGATTCAGCTACTTCGGATGAAGATAAGGTCACTCCGGTTTACAAATTGGAGGAAATCTGCGATCTTTTGAGGACATCGCATGTTAGTATTGTGAAGGAGCTTTCAGAGTTTGTGTTGAAGAGACTCGATCATAAGAGCCCAATTGTGAAACAGAAG GCTTTAAGATTGATAAAGTATTGTGTTGGAAAATCTGGTGTAGAGTTTAGAAGGGAAATGCAGAGACATTCGGTGGCAGTTCGTCAATTGTTTCATTACAAGGGACAGTTGGATCCTTTGAAAGGTGATGCACTAAATAAGGCTGTGCGAGACACGGCTCATGAGGCTATCTCTGCCATCTTTTCAGAAGAAAATAAGCCAGTGGCAGCGCCTACTGAAGATATTAACAGGCGAATACAAGGGTTTGGGAATACAAACTATGAACCACCATCAGAAGATAAGAAATCTTTTATTAGTGAGGTAGTCGGTATTGGAAGTGCATCAATTAAGCAAGGACTTAGTAGCTTAACACAGGGACATTCACTAATGAAGAATGATACTGgaagctacaggagtccaaatctTCGAAGGTCATTGACCATAGAAGAAGAACGTGGTGAGAGATATGAACCGGTTAAATACCGAAATGAAAATCAGAGTAGTTTTGAGCTTCCAAAGTCCAGTGGTCCTTGGAGTCAGGATTCAAGGGTAACTAAGACGGAAACATCAAATGGTGATTCTGGTGCAAGTTATTCGGAAGGTAAGACAAGGGAGGATAGGTTGCTGGAGACAATTGTAACTTCAGGGGGTATTCGGCTACAACCCACTCGAGATGCTATTCAAGTTTTTCTAACAGAGGCTGCCAAGTTGGATGCTGTGGCTTTATGTCATGCCCTTGAACCAAAGCTTCAATCTCCCATGTGGCAG GTTCGCATGAAAGCTGTTTGCGTGCTCGAAGCCATGCttagaaagaaggatgatgatcatttttcagttgttttttctTACTTCACTGAAAATAGTGATGCAGTGGTGAAATGTTCAGAATCTCCCCAATCTTCTTTGAGGGAAAAGGCAGTCAGG GTTATTGGGCTTCTAGGTGTAGGCCACTCAAATAGCTTTGGTATTAATTCAGAGAAGGCCGTGAAGACAGAAAGTACTACTGCTGTTGAGTTGCCTGACTTGATTGACACTGGAGATTCAAATGATAATCTCGAAATGGAGAATACTACAAAGAATGTGCTTGATCAGAATATAGAAAATTTGACATCATCCAGACCTCCTCTCGTTGATGATTTATTTGGAGATTTTAGTGGTTCTGTTGGAGCTACTAATGAACCAAAAAATGATGACGACCCTTTTGCTGGTGTATCATTTCATACAAGTgagaagaaagaacatgcagctgATCTCTTTTCCGGGATGGATGTTGGTGGTGATAAACCAGTTGATCATGGAAGTCGTGGACAGACAAGTAGGAGTGATCCCCAACCCTTTGACCTCTTTGCTTCCAATCCCGAGCAAACAAATCATAAAGAATTTGTTGGTGATTTAATGGGTGGCTTGTCATTAGAGGAAAATACCTCAAGTTCAAATCATAAACCATCTCCCCCTGCGACAACAATGCAATCGGAATCTTTATTTTCGGGTTTAAATAGTCAGGTTCCAGATAATAATTTAGGTGGCATGTTGGGTTCTCAGACAGTTGGGTTCAATGTAAATCCCATGTTTCCTACGGGTCAGCTGCCTTATGGTGTGCAACCCGGTATGATGTTGAACCACCCGTATGCTTCTCAGCCCTTTAATTATGGTGCCATGGGGACTCTCTTGGCTCAGCAGCAACTCCTTGCAACAATGGCTAATTTCCAACACCTTAATAATGCCAACATGCAAAATGCTAGTGCTGCTCAAATGACTGGACCCAATGGAAGTACACCTCTTCCCGATATATTTCAACCAAATT